ACGCCCGCCGCCTCTTCTTTCTTCTCTTCGGCAAACCCGGCGGCGGGCGGCACCTGAAGGGCGGCTTCAGATAATTTTTCCGTCGCCTCGATGCCAAACGTCGGCAGCGGCTTGTCGCGCGCCGCCTGGATTTCGGCCTCGAACTCCGGCAGGTGCGCAATAAAAGTGCCGACGATGCGCGGGTCGTACTGCGTGCCGCTGCCTTCCATAATCAACTGGATGGCCTCGTCGCGCGTCAGCCCCTTGCGATACTGGCGGTCTTCGCGCACCGCGTCGAAGCAATCAACCACCGAGAGAATGCGCGCCGTCAGCGGAATCTCTTCTTCTTTCAAGCCGTCGGGGTAACCCTTGCCGTCCCAACGCTCGTGGTGGTGGCGGACGACCGGCACGATGGGATAAGGAAACTCGACGCGGCTGAGAATCTGTGCCCCCGCCGTCGTGTGCAGTTTCATCTTTTCGAACTCGGCGGCGGTCAGCTTACCCGGCTTGTTGAGGATGTAATCGGGCACGGCGATCTTGCCGATGTCGTGCAGCAACGCCCCCGCGCGCAAGGCTTCGACTTCCATCTCGCTACAGCCGAGCAGGCGGGCGACGCCCGCGGCGTAGACCTGCACGCGCATGACATGCTCGTGAGTGACGGCGTCCTTGGCGTTGATGGCGACGGCCAGCGCTTCAATCGTCTGGCGGTGCGCATTTTCCATCACCGCCACGCGCTTGCGCACGCCGTCCTGGTATTGATGGTGGCTGAAATAGATCGATAGCAGCACCGGCGCGCCGATGACTGCGGTGACCAGCGGGTTGTGCTGAAAAGCGATGTACATCACACTGCTGGCGGCGCTGATCGGCAGAAACAGCGGCGCCGCGCGGAGAAAGCCTTTCAGGTGGTCGAAGACCGGCAGGCCGTGGCGCAAGGCGATGAGCGTTGATAGCAGGATGATGTTGGTGACGACCTGTACGAAGCTGCCGACGAGAATGGCGACGGTGACGGCTGGGAGCGGATACTTCCCATCGCCACTCGGTTCCTGAAAGCCGTAGTGCAAGACGGCGTTGAGCGCGGCGGCGCTAATGCCTGCGCCCGCCGACATAATGGCCGACGAGAAGAGATAGCTCGACCACCGCCGCCGCGTCCGCACCACCGACGTGAAGCCTTCGATCCCCGACACCAGCACCGCCGGGAAGACGCCGCCCCAGCAAGCGATCAGCAGCACGACGGCGTCCGACAACGTTACCGTAACCTTCTCACGCGTGAAGCGCTTGCCAATGGGCAAATGGACGTGATGCGAGAAGAAGCCGACGACGACCGTGACCGGCGTCAGCGCCAGGATGGTGATCTGCTCGCGCAGCGAATAAGCCCAGGCCACCCGCGCCAGCGCCATCACCCATAACGTCAGCCCGACGACCGTCACGGCGTTTTGATAAATATAAAGCTTTCTCTCTTTTGTCATCACTCACCCTCTGGGGCCCACACATAGAATTTCGGCACCGAACAGGTCGCTGCGAGAGCGTTATTACAGCCTCTATTCTCTGTGAGGCAGGGGCGCTCGAACCGGTCAGCACTTTATTCGTCGGCGGGCCGCTTTCAGCGGCCGCCTGTGCTGATTTTTTTTCTTAAATCTTTGGGGAGCGGCAATGTTAAAGCGCGTGTCTCCGATTGTCGCAAGGTATTTTACTGCAAGCCGCGCGCCGCGCATAGACAAAAAACGATCTGTAAGTTTTACAACATTAATTCGCCTCGGCGGATGCGGAAAGGCGCTGCCTTCGGTCAGCTTGCCCGACGCGCTTTCGTCAATTTGACAAAAAAGAGAATCGGCAAGCTACTTCTGTCTGTTGCTTTCACCACAGCGCCAGGCTTCGCCTTGAAGGCGTAAGCGTTCGAGGGTCGCTTGCAAGGCGGCTTGCTGGACTTCGGTCTCGGCTTTGCGGGCGTGACGCGCCACATAGATCGGCGCGGCGACAAAGACGGCGGCGCGTGTGAATGGTCTGGGAATTTGCAGGCGATCCCAACTGGGCAGCTCCCAGTAGCGCCTTAGCGCGACATGAAAAGGCAGGATGGCCTGGCCCGTGTGACGCGCCAGGGTCACGGCTCCGGGCTTGGCAAGGTAGGCCGGGCCGCGCGGGCCGTCAATCGTGAAGCCGGCGTCCATGCCGTTGAGCAGGCATGCGGCCATCTCCGAGAGCGCCCGCTGGCCGCCGCGCGTCGCCGAGCCGCGCGCCGTGCCGTAGCCGAAGCGCTTGATGAAGCGCCCTGTATATTCGGCATCGCGGCTGCGGCTCGACATCACGACGATGCCGCGCCCGCGCCAGAACCATGTCGCGCCAAAGATGCACGCATGCCACGAAGTGAAGATCGCCCGGTGGCCGCTCGCGTGAATGGCCGTGAGATGCTCGGCGCCATGCGCCTCCCAGCGCACCGTCGAACAAATCACTCGAATCAGGATGAAGAAGAAGAGGTCGGCGGCGCGGATGACGATCCGCTCGCGCCAGTTGAAGTGGTTAAGCGACGATTGCCCGTAGACGTGGCGGCGCAACGCTTCCACGGAAGCGTCTTCGATACCCGCGCGCTGGTCGGTCTGCATCATCGGTTCAGACTCTATGCGGCGGCATCTATGGCTGTCAATTCAACGGTTGGTCGAAGTTCGTTTACGGCGTCGTTGAAACGACCGGTCAGCGGGAGGTTCAGGTTAATGCGCGCATCGAAGTCTGGCGGGAGACATGGCCGGCACCGCAGTGGCGCAGAAGTTGACGACTGCGCGGCGGTGCCGGCGCTCGGATGGTGGCGTGCCGGCGCTTCAGTGGCGCTACTCTTTCTCGGTCTTGAAGATGTTTCCGTCAAGGGCGTTGACCCAGTAATGCGTCACCGTCGGGCTCGCCTGGTCGCCGGATAACACGACGACGTGATAAAAAATCACGCCGTCTTTCCCCAGCTTGTCGGGCGCCTCCCAGTGTTCGCCGACGAGCGTGCATTCCAGAACTTTTCCGCCCTGTTGATTGGTTGCGGTCTGGATGGCTTGATCCATCGTGACCCTTGCCAGGCGAGCAAGCTCGGCTTGTCGTTTCGAGCGGGCTTCGCGCTCTAGCCGCTCGTACTTTTCGTGCGCCTCCATCTCGGGTAGCGTCTGAAATGCGTGTTGTTGAGCGTGTAGAATTACAAAAGCCCTAGCTGTCCACGTTGTACCCGGCAAACAGGGCTGAAATACTAATCTCCAAAGCGCACGCCAACTTCTCGACATTCTCAATCGAGACATTCCTAATGCCGCGCTCAATGTCGGCAACGTAGGTGCGATGCAGCCCCGAACGCTCCGCGAGCTTTTCCTGTGAGATGCCAAGCTCGTGCCGTCGTTTCCTGACTGCCGCGCCGAACCGCTCTTTAATGGTTGGCTTCCCCTTGCGTTTGATTCATTCATTTCAGCCGAATGCAGGAAATGCGTCTACAGGAAATAAGTGACAATTAGCCCTTCCTGTAGTATGCTGTGGATCAATATGGGGCCGACGGATAAGCCATTTGAAAGCAACGGGCAAAGGCCAATAGAGGTCACACCAGAGCAATTGCTTATCATCATCCTTAAAGTGGTCTTCAAAGACAGAACCACTGATGAGGAAATCGAGCGTATCTGCTCAGTCTATTTTAAAGCCCTTGAGGACTTGTGGGGAAAGCCGTAAAGCCCGTCCCCTGTGTGATTGACATTCCTTTGGCGCGGGCGTAGGGTAAGCACGCCACTACTTATGGCAATACCTCCAAGAAAGGAGGCGCTATGCTAGAGCTAGAACTAGCCCTTCGCATAGTTGAGCTTCTTCTTCTTGGGGTGAGCATCACGCTCCATCTCAGAGGCAGAAGCCGAAAAGATAGGTAGCGAGTTTAGCGGCGGGTGTAATAACTCGCCGCTTTTTCTTTCGCTGACATGTGTTGACGGGCGGAAGCTGGCATGTATATCAGCAGAGGATTACCCCACTACCGGCCCATTGACAAAGCCGGAAGCCTGAACGTAACCTTTATTTTGAATCTTTTTGAAGCTCAGCAACGTTTCTCTCTACGCCTATGAAGCCAAGCATCTATCCCGGCATTGCTCCCGAAGACGATACCGACATCGAAGTCATTCTGCCCGAAGAGCCCGTGACCTCGGCGGGCCTGTGGTCAGAGATTAAATCGATCACCCGCGACATCATCTTCGCGGCGGTGATGGCGGTGCTGATCGTCGTCTTCGTCGTCCAGCCCGTCAAAGTCGAAGGCACCTCGATGCAGCCGCGCCTTGAAAACGAAGAGCGCATCTTCGTCAACAAGTTCAAGTACAACTTCGAGGCCATCCAGCGCGGCGACATCATCGTCTTCTGGTTCCCGGACGACCCGAGCAAATCGTTCATCAAGCGCATCATCGGATTGCCGGGCGAACGCATCGATATGGACGCGCTCGGTCGCGTGACGATCAACGGCGTGCCGCTCGATGAATCCTATCTCGCCCCGGAGCGCAACCAGATGGCGCGCAATCGCTGGGCCAGCGTGCGCGAGGATTGGAAGAACATCAAGCAGCATTATTACTTCGTCATGGGCGATAACCGCGACATGTCGAATGACAGCCGCTCGTGGGGTCTGGTGCCGGAAAAATATATTTACGGCAAAGCCATGTTCCGCTACTGGCCTTTGCAGCGCATGGGATCGCTCGATTCGACCGCCGACTACGACCCGGAACAGCAGTGAAGGAGGAGGCAGGAAGCAGGAAGCAGTTTTCAGTCCCGTAGGGACGCCATGTTTATAGTCACCGGGGATAAACAAGAACCAAGCCCCGTAGGGGCGCAATGTCTAGATGCCGCTCCTACCGAGCTTGAAGCACAAGCCGACTCGATGACTATAAACATCGCGCTCCTAACGGAGCTTGGCAAACTGCCTCCTGCCTCCGGCCTCCTGCCTCCTGATTACTGATGCGTCTTAGACTCAAACCGCTTCTGACCTTGCTCTACAACCCGTCGCGCGGCATGGCGGAAATCGCGGCGGCGGCGCCTTACATCTTCGGCGCACTGTTGGCGCTGCTCGCGACGTTTCTTTACCGTGATATTCTGAGCCGCGACCTCTTGCGCAGCTTCACCGCAATGAACGCCCGCCCGAGCCAGCCGGGAATGGTGGCGCCGATTATCTTTCTCTTCGTCCGCTGCCTGAGCCGCCTTGCGGCAAGCGCCTCGCCGATCTTCTTCCTCATCGTCGTCTTCACGCCGGCGTGCATACTCGCGGCCAACCTGCTTGACCGTCGCGCCAGTTTCAGCGTGCGACTGCGGCAGGAGTACGCGCCGCTGGTCAGTTGCGCGCTTTACGCCTGGGCGGCGGCGAACCTGCTGATGACCATTCCGGCGGCGCTGATCTATCAGCCGGGCGCTGAGTACCGGCAGATAGCCGGAACCGTCTTGCAATACGCGCCGGTGCCCTACTTTCTTTTCCTGATGGTCTTCGCGCTGTACGCGGCTTTGCGGTTGAGCGCCGGCCAGGCCATCGGCGCAACGGCCATCGGCGCATGCTCGTTTGCCGTGCTGATCGTCGTTCCGGGCGCGCTGCTGCGATTGCTAAGCTCGCCCTTCCTGCTGATCATGTTCATCCTGCTGCTCAGGAATTTCTTCGGCGACCTGATCGGCCAGCAGCGCGCCCGCGAAGACTTCAAGCGCCACCTCGAAATCGCCACGCTCAATCCGGCTGACGCCTCGGCGCATTACAACCTCGGGCTGATCTATCAACAGCGCGGCCAGCTCGACGAAGCGCGCCGCAGTTTCAGCCGCGCCGTCGAGATCGATCAGAACGAAACCGACGCGCACTACCAGCTTGGCCGCATCAGCCGCGAGGAGGGCCGTTTCAGCGAAGCCATCCAGCATTTCGACGCCGTCGTTCAGCGTAACCAGGACCACAGTCAGAGCGAGGTCTGGCGCGAGGTCGGGCGCACCTATTTCGAGGCCGGGCAGACCGTAGACGCCGCCGCCGCCTTCGAGCGCTTCCTGGCCCGCCGGCCTTCGGACGCCGAGGGCCATTACCGCTACGGGCTCGTGCTGGCGCAGCTCGGTCGCTCGGAAGAAGCCGCCGCCGAGATGCGCGCCTGCATCGAAGCGGCGCGCACCGCGCCGGCTTATAAGTACCGCACCGAAAAACGCTGGGTGAGCGACGCCGAAGCCTTTCTGCGCTCGCTCGCCGCCGACCGGTAGCGGTAAGGCGCGCGGTTATGGATAATAAAAGTTTGCGTTAAGTCCGCAACAGCCGCCCGCCGCATGCAGACCCACTTGGGCGACTGAGCGGCTGCCGATTAACGATTCGAGAGAGGGAGCATTGGAAGCAATACTCGCGCTTGAAGACGGAAGAGTGTGGCGCGGGCGCGGCTTCGGGGCGCGCCTGGCGGTGACCGGCGAGGTCGTGTTCAACACGGCGATGACCGGCTATCAAGAGATTCTCACAGACCCTTCATACTGCGGCCAGATCGTCACCATGACTTACCCGCTGATCGGCAACTATGGCGTCAACCATCAGGACATCGAAGCCCGCCGCGTCTTTGCCGAAGGCTTCGTCGTGCGCGAGTTGTCGCGCACGGTCTCGAACTGGCGGGCTGACCTGTCGCTCGACGACTATCTGGAGCAAGCCGGCATTCCCGGCATCTCTGACATTGACACGCGCGCCCTCGTCCGCCACATCCGCGAGCGCGGCTCGATGCGCGGCTGTCTGTCAACCGACGAGACCGGCGAGCAGGCGGCGGTCGAGCGTGCCCGCCGCGCCCCGGAGATGGTCGGCCTCGATCTCGCCTCGGTGGTGACCTGTAAGGAATCTTACGTTTGGACGGATGACCAGGCGTCGGCTTACGGCTCGCCGCGTCTGTTGCATCCACAGGTCAAGCCCGACGAGCAGGTCGCGCCGGGACCGCTGGCGATGGCGCCGCGCTTTCACGTCGTCGCTTACGACTTCGGTTTGAAGTACAACAGCCTGCGCAATATGGCGGCGCTCGGCTGCCGCGTAACCGTGGTGCCGGCGCACACCTCCGCCGAAGACGTCATGGCGTTAAAGCCCGACGGCATCTGGCTATCGAACGGGCCGGGTGATCCTGAGCCGCTCACCGGCGTGATCGCCAACCTGCGCAAGCTGCTTGGGCGCTACCCCATCTTCGGCATCTGTCTGGGTCACCAATTGCTCGGCCTGGCCGTCGGTGGCCGTACTTACAAACTGCCCTTTGGGCATCACGGCGGCAACCAGCCGGTGAAGGATTTGGCGACGGGGCGCGTCGAGATCACGGCGCAGAATCATGGCTTCGCCGTTGATGCAGACACGCTGCCGGCAGACTGCGAAGTGACGCATATCAACCTCAACGACAACACCGTCGAAGGTTTGCGCCACCGCGAATGGTCGGTCTATTCAGTGCAGTACCACCCGGAGGCCGGCCCCGGCCCGCACGACCCGGCGCACCTGTTCGACCGCTTCGTGCGCATGATGGAAAGCCATCGCGCGCGCGGCTGAGGCGATATCTCAAATGATCACGCGCGAGATTTGCGCCGCGTTCGACGCGCGCCAGACTGATTGTCATG
Above is a window of Blastocatellia bacterium DNA encoding:
- a CDS encoding HD domain-containing phosphohydrolase — encoded protein: MTKERKLYIYQNAVTVVGLTLWVMALARVAWAYSLREQITILALTPVTVVVGFFSHHVHLPIGKRFTREKVTVTLSDAVVLLIACWGGVFPAVLVSGIEGFTSVVRTRRRWSSYLFSSAIMSAGAGISAAALNAVLHYGFQEPSGDGKYPLPAVTVAILVGSFVQVVTNIILLSTLIALRHGLPVFDHLKGFLRAAPLFLPISAASSVMYIAFQHNPLVTAVIGAPVLLSIYFSHHQYQDGVRKRVAVMENAHRQTIEALAVAINAKDAVTHEHVMRVQVYAAGVARLLGCSEMEVEALRAGALLHDIGKIAVPDYILNKPGKLTAAEFEKMKLHTTAGAQILSRVEFPYPIVPVVRHHHERWDGKGYPDGLKEEEIPLTARILSVVDCFDAVREDRQYRKGLTRDEAIQLIMEGSGTQYDPRIVGTFIAHLPEFEAEIQAARDKPLPTFGIEATEKLSEAALQVPPAAGFAEEKKEEAAGVGHDEVKALCDLAQVVIQARGYEAMLAAFTEKLRTVVPYDTCALTLIAPETGEPRVVYAAGAHGALLEGRRIGMGEGVTGWVLANRKAFANTDPKLDLPSSLAERFSEYRTLAAFPVLRDKQRFGVVTLYSSRLTVYTTDQQRLLEEAAALLGAALSSSGEAALPEMQQAPREMAIAPLQVAVVESELKH
- a CDS encoding lysophospholipid acyltransferase family protein, whose translation is MMQTDQRAGIEDASVEALRRHVYGQSSLNHFNWRERIVIRAADLFFFILIRVICSTVRWEAHGAEHLTAIHASGHRAIFTSWHACIFGATWFWRGRGIVVMSSRSRDAEYTGRFIKRFGYGTARGSATRGGQRALSEMAACLLNGMDAGFTIDGPRGPAYLAKPGAVTLARHTGQAILPFHVALRRYWELPSWDRLQIPRPFTRAAVFVAAPIYVARHARKAETEVQQAALQATLERLRLQGEAWRCGESNRQK
- a CDS encoding helix-turn-helix transcriptional regulator codes for the protein MKRKGKPTIKERFGAAVRKRRHELGISQEKLAERSGLHRTYVADIERGIRNVSIENVEKLACALEISISALFAGYNVDS
- the lepB gene encoding signal peptidase I; the encoded protein is MKPSIYPGIAPEDDTDIEVILPEEPVTSAGLWSEIKSITRDIIFAAVMAVLIVVFVVQPVKVEGTSMQPRLENEERIFVNKFKYNFEAIQRGDIIVFWFPDDPSKSFIKRIIGLPGERIDMDALGRVTINGVPLDESYLAPERNQMARNRWASVREDWKNIKQHYYFVMGDNRDMSNDSRSWGLVPEKYIYGKAMFRYWPLQRMGSLDSTADYDPEQQ
- a CDS encoding tetratricopeptide repeat protein, giving the protein MRLRLKPLLTLLYNPSRGMAEIAAAAPYIFGALLALLATFLYRDILSRDLLRSFTAMNARPSQPGMVAPIIFLFVRCLSRLAASASPIFFLIVVFTPACILAANLLDRRASFSVRLRQEYAPLVSCALYAWAAANLLMTIPAALIYQPGAEYRQIAGTVLQYAPVPYFLFLMVFALYAALRLSAGQAIGATAIGACSFAVLIVVPGALLRLLSSPFLLIMFILLLRNFFGDLIGQQRAREDFKRHLEIATLNPADASAHYNLGLIYQQRGQLDEARRSFSRAVEIDQNETDAHYQLGRISREEGRFSEAIQHFDAVVQRNQDHSQSEVWREVGRTYFEAGQTVDAAAAFERFLARRPSDAEGHYRYGLVLAQLGRSEEAAAEMRACIEAARTAPAYKYRTEKRWVSDAEAFLRSLAADR
- the carA gene encoding glutamine-hydrolyzing carbamoyl-phosphate synthase small subunit, translated to MEAILALEDGRVWRGRGFGARLAVTGEVVFNTAMTGYQEILTDPSYCGQIVTMTYPLIGNYGVNHQDIEARRVFAEGFVVRELSRTVSNWRADLSLDDYLEQAGIPGISDIDTRALVRHIRERGSMRGCLSTDETGEQAAVERARRAPEMVGLDLASVVTCKESYVWTDDQASAYGSPRLLHPQVKPDEQVAPGPLAMAPRFHVVAYDFGLKYNSLRNMAALGCRVTVVPAHTSAEDVMALKPDGIWLSNGPGDPEPLTGVIANLRKLLGRYPIFGICLGHQLLGLAVGGRTYKLPFGHHGGNQPVKDLATGRVEITAQNHGFAVDADTLPADCEVTHINLNDNTVEGLRHREWSVYSVQYHPEAGPGPHDPAHLFDRFVRMMESHRARG